From Planctomycetota bacterium, the proteins below share one genomic window:
- a CDS encoding transposase: protein QALKYAARGFRSFPNYRTRILFFCGKLDLRPRLQCH from the coding sequence TCAGGCCCTGAAATACGCGGCTCGGGGCTTCCGCTCATTCCCGAATTACCGCACCCGAATCCTGTTCTTTTGCGGCAAACTGGATCTCAGGCCCCGGCTGCAGTGCCACTAA